A part of Lacibacter sp. H407 genomic DNA contains:
- a CDS encoding RagB/SusD family protein, with amino-acid sequence MKKIMIIRTLSFALLLISLAGCKKVFDIAPQDQLDETNAYQNVYDADAAIIGIYGKFMGLADRYVVLNELRGDLLDVTANADENLRQLSTHTVTEANPYASPKPFYELILNCNDVLENFQKMVAENKMNIDQFNQRYSDIGALRSFLYLQLGIHFGEVPYVTSSLKSVDDVKNAGNFPRVSFNVLLDSLINFTEALPFKDPYPTGTNLNISVDGYPTEKFYVNKKIILADLYLWAKNYQKAADYYRQVMETATSTAIGENYYSQYRVGWSGNANHYVTYTRVGDASTLAYNDGWRIIFETPFNSENVRREWVWAMPFDSKFKPDNSLIKLFSPIGGDYLVRPSQEVMDLWDGETQRPNDRGLGIPYDARKLLSTMEIGGKPVAMKYLYNYINWQTRTATNPLVRNGKWFLYRQTHMHFRYAEAANRLGKHRIAWALLSGGFAAAYPAPGSDVSNYHGTLNEPYPFNFDARNSGNSGVPYFRADWYRHIGIRARANLVDLAIPSDSLNTIEAGIIKETALENAFEGTRWADLLRVTLRRNDPSFIANKVYDKLIKSGISSGSAAAARAKLMTGNYYLPFKW; translated from the coding sequence ATGAAGAAAATAATGATCATCAGAACTCTTTCATTTGCGCTGTTGCTGATCAGTTTAGCGGGATGTAAGAAAGTGTTTGATATTGCTCCGCAGGATCAGTTGGATGAAACAAACGCTTATCAAAACGTGTATGATGCAGACGCTGCCATAATTGGTATTTATGGAAAGTTCATGGGTCTTGCTGATCGGTATGTAGTATTGAACGAGTTGCGTGGCGACCTGTTGGATGTAACGGCAAATGCAGATGAAAATCTTCGCCAGCTCAGTACACATACTGTTACAGAAGCAAACCCTTATGCTAGTCCCAAACCATTCTATGAATTGATCCTCAATTGCAACGATGTATTGGAGAACTTTCAAAAAATGGTGGCTGAGAATAAAATGAATATTGATCAGTTCAATCAACGTTATTCCGATATTGGTGCGTTACGTTCATTTCTTTATTTGCAGTTAGGTATTCACTTTGGCGAAGTGCCCTATGTAACCAGCTCGTTGAAAAGTGTAGATGATGTAAAGAATGCCGGTAATTTTCCACGTGTTTCGTTCAATGTATTGTTAGATAGTTTGATCAATTTTACCGAAGCCTTACCATTTAAAGATCCATATCCAACGGGAACAAATTTGAATATTTCGGTTGATGGATATCCGACAGAGAAGTTTTATGTAAACAAGAAAATTATTTTAGCTGACTTGTATTTGTGGGCTAAAAATTACCAGAAAGCTGCAGATTACTATCGGCAGGTAATGGAAACAGCCACTTCCACAGCTATTGGTGAAAATTATTATTCGCAATACAGGGTTGGCTGGTCAGGAAATGCAAATCATTACGTTACCTATACAAGAGTTGGAGATGCATCTACACTTGCTTATAATGATGGATGGCGTATCATTTTCGAAACTCCATTCAACTCAGAAAATGTTCGAAGAGAGTGGGTGTGGGCAATGCCATTTGATAGTAAGTTTAAACCTGATAATTCACTCATTAAGTTGTTCTCACCGATCGGCGGCGACTACCTGGTTCGTCCTTCACAGGAAGTGATGGATCTATGGGATGGTGAAACGCAGCGTCCGAATGATCGTGGTCTGGGGATCCCTTATGACGCAAGAAAGTTGTTAAGTACAATGGAGATTGGTGGAAAGCCTGTTGCAATGAAATATTTGTATAACTACATTAATTGGCAAACAAGAACCGCAACCAATCCATTAGTAAGAAACGGGAAATGGTTTTTATACCGCCAAACGCACATGCATTTTCGTTATGCAGAAGCTGCAAACCGACTTGGGAAGCATCGAATTGCATGGGCTTTATTGAGTGGAGGCTTTGCTGCCGCTTATCCTGCACCAGGTAGCGATGTGAGTAATTATCACGGCACTCTAAACGAACCTTATCCATTCAATTTTGATGCACGTAACAGCGGTAATTCCGGCGTTCCATATTTCCGTGCAGATTGGTACAGGCATATTGGTATTCGGGCGAGAGCTAACTTGGTTGATCTGGCTATTCCTTCTGATAGTCTGAACACAATAGAAGCCGGCATTATAAAAGAAACAGCATTGGAAAATGCATTTGAAGGAACAAGATGGGCCGATCTGTTACGGGTTACGCTGCGTAGAAACGATCCGTCGTTTATTGCAAACAAAGTATATGATAAGTTAATTAAATCAGGCATTTCCTCAGGTTCAGCCGCTGCTGCAAGAGCTAAGCTGATGACTGGCAATTACTATCTGCCGTTCAAATGGTAA
- a CDS encoding rhamnogalacturonan acetylesterase — protein sequence MKRSAVLIAVVLFGFSIKAQQTSYKFDFGTKRTQKGYTSITADCKYDEKRGYGFTNGSTVTAVERSGNPLTGDYITSDKPFYFSIKLPEGNYDVKLVLGDAKGSSATTVRTECRRLMLENIRTTNGKFATETFTVYVKDSMIRDASGKVISQVRLKPRESEYLHWDNLLTIEFNDSLPKVCVVEITPNKTATTIFLAGNSTVVDQGREPWAAWGQMIPRFFAPGTASVANYAESGEALNSFMSAKRLEKILSVMKPGDYLFIEFGHNDMKQKGEGIGPFTSYKKRLHQYISEVRKKGGIPVLVTSMHRRRFDSTGRIVNTLEEYPDAVRLTGKEENVAVVDLNALSKVLYEAWGPEKSIKAFVHYPANTFPGQTTKLEDNTHFSTYGAYELAKCIVKSIKDQHLPLAKLLRTDIPQYDPAKPLAFEKFYWPMSSFVTATKPDGN from the coding sequence ATGAAACGTTCTGCTGTTTTAATTGCTGTTGTACTGTTTGGTTTTTCAATAAAAGCCCAACAAACAAGTTATAAGTTCGACTTTGGTACAAAACGTACACAAAAAGGTTATACATCAATTACGGCTGATTGTAAGTATGATGAGAAGAGAGGATATGGATTTACAAATGGTTCAACAGTTACCGCTGTTGAACGTAGCGGCAATCCATTAACCGGCGACTATATTACTTCCGACAAACCATTTTATTTTTCTATAAAACTACCTGAAGGAAATTATGATGTAAAGTTGGTCTTAGGTGATGCAAAAGGAAGTTCTGCTACAACGGTAAGAACAGAGTGCAGACGTTTAATGCTGGAAAACATCAGAACAACAAACGGAAAGTTTGCAACTGAAACATTTACTGTATATGTCAAAGACAGTATGATCCGTGATGCTTCGGGAAAGGTTATTAGCCAGGTTCGTTTAAAGCCGAGAGAATCGGAATACCTCCATTGGGATAATTTACTCACCATAGAGTTTAATGATTCGCTGCCGAAGGTTTGTGTAGTAGAAATTACTCCAAACAAAACTGCAACAACCATCTTCCTGGCTGGTAACTCAACTGTTGTTGATCAAGGCAGAGAACCATGGGCAGCATGGGGACAAATGATTCCACGATTCTTTGCTCCGGGAACAGCATCAGTTGCTAACTATGCAGAGAGTGGTGAAGCATTGAACTCATTCATGAGTGCAAAACGTTTGGAAAAGATATTGAGTGTAATGAAGCCGGGAGACTATTTGTTCATTGAGTTTGGACATAATGATATGAAACAAAAAGGAGAGGGCATCGGGCCTTTTACTTCGTATAAAAAAAGATTGCATCAATACATCAGCGAAGTGCGCAAGAAGGGTGGGATTCCTGTTCTTGTAACTTCCATGCATCGAAGAAGATTTGATTCGACCGGGCGTATTGTAAATACATTGGAAGAGTACCCTGATGCTGTCCGGTTGACAGGTAAAGAAGAAAATGTTGCTGTCGTTGATTTGAATGCATTGAGTAAAGTGTTGTATGAAGCCTGGGGCCCGGAAAAATCCATCAAAGCATTTGTGCATTATCCTGCCAATACGTTTCCCGGACAAACAACCAAGCTGGAAGACAATACGCATTTCAGCACCTATGGTGCATATGAGCTGGCGAAGTGTATTGTAAAAAGCATCAAAGACCAGCATTTACCATTAGCTAAATTGCTGCGTACAGATATTCCTCAATACGATCCTGCAAAGCCATTGGCTTTTGAAAAATTTTATTGGCCGATGAGCTCATTTGTGACGGCTACAAAGCCGGATGGAAATTGA
- a CDS encoding fasciclin domain-containing protein: MKCRYKSLLLFSFSFLLLIFTGCNKLNDDRNAIADESLKLNLFEMISANAQLSTFAGFLKQTGYDKVISSSKNYTVFAPVNSALANLSAGVTGDPVKLKQFVGNHIANQLFSTREVVTSTRIAMLNGKYNNMLRNTIETATIGTTDKYAANGLLQVIDQFLPALDNSWEFLNSADAPAKQKTFMLSLFRNVYDTRNAVVVGINPLTGESIYAAGTDSVFTNLFWNRVHDLKKEDKQYTLFMLTDAAWDAEVAKFTPYFVTNTADSNTLVTSWNVVKEFAVDTVYNPASIPDTIVSEFGTKLPIERSAIVKTIKTSNGIVYIMNKMNVQPASKFKPYLIQAEQYSSTSHDRRGNTYFRERFSVVTQTDFTDVLVQNHGVSLFNIRYNISEVPSIKYKAYWVAVNDFQTATFSQKLGIGTATSTTFSYTLIPVQNYNEVYLGEFTMAKYEPVFPVYLTAANSTAVAVNPIVCDYIKLVPSL, translated from the coding sequence ATGAAGTGTAGGTATAAAAGTTTGCTGCTGTTTTCGTTCAGCTTTCTGTTGCTGATATTTACAGGATGTAATAAGTTAAACGATGACCGTAATGCAATTGCAGACGAATCATTAAAGCTGAATTTGTTTGAGATGATCAGCGCCAATGCGCAATTGAGCACATTTGCCGGCTTTCTGAAACAAACAGGTTATGATAAAGTGATCAGTTCATCAAAGAACTATACAGTGTTTGCTCCGGTAAACAGTGCCCTTGCCAACCTCAGTGCCGGTGTAACCGGCGATCCTGTAAAATTGAAACAGTTTGTTGGCAATCATATTGCGAATCAGCTTTTCAGCACACGTGAAGTTGTAACCAGCACACGCATTGCTATGCTCAATGGTAAGTACAACAACATGCTGCGCAATACAATTGAAACGGCAACCATTGGTACAACTGATAAATATGCTGCCAATGGATTGTTACAGGTAATTGATCAGTTTTTACCTGCGCTGGATAACAGCTGGGAATTTTTAAACAGTGCTGATGCTCCGGCTAAGCAGAAAACATTTATGCTTTCACTTTTTCGTAATGTTTATGATACAAGGAATGCAGTTGTGGTAGGTATTAATCCATTAACAGGTGAATCAATTTATGCAGCAGGTACCGATTCTGTTTTTACCAATCTTTTCTGGAACAGGGTACATGATCTCAAAAAAGAAGATAAGCAATATACATTGTTCATGTTGACAGATGCTGCATGGGATGCAGAAGTAGCAAAGTTTACTCCTTATTTTGTAACAAACACCGCCGATAGCAACACGCTTGTTACGAGTTGGAATGTGGTGAAAGAATTTGCAGTTGATACTGTGTACAACCCTGCTTCAATTCCCGATACAATTGTTTCTGAGTTTGGAACCAAATTGCCAATTGAACGTTCTGCTATTGTAAAGACGATCAAAACAAGTAATGGTATTGTGTACATCATGAACAAGATGAATGTACAACCTGCCAGCAAGTTCAAACCATACCTCATCCAGGCTGAGCAGTATTCATCAACCAGTCACGACAGGAGAGGGAACACCTATTTCAGAGAACGTTTTAGTGTAGTTACTCAAACTGATTTTACAGATGTACTGGTACAGAATCATGGCGTATCACTCTTTAATATCCGGTATAATATTTCCGAGGTGCCGTCCATTAAATACAAAGCTTATTGGGTTGCAGTCAATGATTTTCAAACAGCAACTTTCTCCCAAAAACTGGGTATCGGAACTGCCACATCCACCACATTTAGTTACACACTTATTCCTGTACAAAATTATAATGAAGTGTACCTCGGCGAATTTACCATGGCAAAATATGAGCCGGTGTTTCCGGTTTATTTAACAGCGGCCAACAGTACAGCAGTAGCTGTAAACCCAATAGTGTGCGATTATATCAAACTGGTTCCAAGTTTATAA
- a CDS encoding SusC/RagA family TonB-linked outer membrane protein — protein sequence MTKTNLHNLLLTLLFSGAGLFHEAAAQVVNPPKVDSTAVKAPVQQVKGIITDAATKKGLAGVKLSVKDFSATITDDQGGFTLNVPSFDIDVMIVAEGHETKQVSLKGNTTLNVSMLSESAVSFQEEVILPFGVVKKRNTTAAVVSYDANSEWHRPFETPDAALQGKISGLNVIRRSGTPAVGANMFLRGYNSLYGTNAPLLVLDGIIYDANDYGTSIIANNFTNPLALISVQDIDNYTVLKDASSIYGTKGANGAIIISTTRVKDQATRIDFGMYSSFNEAPPSMPVMDAYQYRIYLNEMLQSKGMSSNDIAALPYMNDDTASNPDYFRYHNNTNWQRNIFRNSVNQNYYLKVTGGDNIATYALSVGYTKNEGVIRNTDMSRYNTRFNAHFNFSKKLTGVANLAFTYNETNLKYQGVVDKTAPVYLALTKSPFLAPNEVNEKGILSPNFEDTDILGLSNPSVLINTMQAYNRYYRFFGSYTFNYNISKSFSASSLFGVVYDKVRENIFVPRKGVANDTTSNAIIDSRLGSQVKRLFSIYSDTKLEYKKTFSQNHNVASRLGLRYQKNDVEQDFTLGYNSATDELISVQNGVPALRQVGGGIQEWNWMNTYFNADYDFKEKLFFSFNAALDGSSRFGSQAKDGITIGGARFAVMPSIGAAWIISSENFMNNSKLDLLKIRANYSITGNDDIGNYTHRQTYSSQNLLGMQGLVRSGIPNPAIQWETNRKFNVGVDMAFWNERVNLSVDAYKNKTVNMLVYQSVPSATGFDNVLTNGGSMQNAGIEANLNVRVLNYRKLKWDVGVMIASNDNKVLAVPDGRITTNYSGANIVTKVGSPATLFYGYVAKGVFSTAAEAAGSGLKKKNFDGSYSNFKAGDVRFHDTNNDNIIDEQDMGIIGIPTPEFFGSVNTHLEYGRFALDALFTFSQGNDVFNFLRYKLESASTVENQLNSVVNRWRAEGQQTTMPKATFGDPMGNNRFSSRWIEDGSYFRLRSASLSYTIPFKESFLKNASVYVSGTNLFTLTKYTGYDPEFSATPSLFSQGIDTGLDPIYRTITLGARIGL from the coding sequence ATGACAAAAACTAACTTACATAATTTGCTTCTCACCTTGTTATTCTCGGGTGCAGGTTTATTTCATGAAGCAGCAGCGCAGGTGGTAAATCCTCCGAAAGTTGATTCAACCGCTGTGAAAGCTCCTGTTCAACAGGTGAAAGGTATCATCACTGATGCAGCTACAAAAAAAGGATTGGCTGGTGTAAAGCTTTCGGTGAAAGATTTTTCTGCAACCATCACCGATGATCAGGGAGGTTTTACATTAAATGTTCCTTCGTTTGATATTGATGTAATGATCGTTGCTGAAGGACATGAAACCAAACAGGTTTCATTGAAAGGGAACACAACTCTGAATGTTTCAATGCTGAGTGAATCGGCTGTTTCTTTCCAGGAAGAAGTGATCCTTCCGTTTGGCGTAGTGAAGAAACGAAATACAACTGCTGCGGTAGTTAGTTATGATGCCAACAGTGAATGGCATCGTCCGTTTGAAACACCGGATGCGGCTTTACAGGGAAAGATCAGTGGTTTGAATGTGATCAGAAGATCAGGCACACCTGCAGTAGGCGCCAATATGTTTTTGAGAGGTTATAATTCGCTGTATGGTACAAATGCACCTTTGCTTGTACTCGATGGAATTATCTACGATGCCAATGATTATGGTACCAGCATCATCGCCAACAATTTTACGAATCCGCTTGCACTCATTAGTGTGCAGGATATCGATAACTATACTGTATTAAAAGATGCATCGTCGATTTATGGAACCAAAGGTGCCAATGGAGCCATCATCATTTCTACAACAAGAGTAAAAGACCAGGCTACACGTATCGACTTTGGTATGTATTCAAGCTTTAATGAAGCACCACCCTCGATGCCGGTAATGGATGCGTATCAATACCGCATTTATCTGAATGAAATGTTGCAAAGCAAAGGAATGTCATCGAATGACATTGCAGCATTGCCTTATATGAATGATGATACGGCTTCAAACCCTGATTATTTCAGGTATCACAACAATACCAACTGGCAACGGAATATTTTCCGCAACAGTGTGAATCAGAATTACTACCTCAAAGTAACCGGTGGCGATAATATTGCAACCTATGCGTTGAGTGTTGGATATACAAAAAATGAAGGGGTTATCCGTAATACAGATATGAGTCGTTATAACACACGGTTCAATGCACATTTTAATTTTTCGAAGAAGCTTACCGGTGTTGCAAATCTTGCATTTACCTACAACGAAACCAATTTAAAATACCAGGGTGTGGTTGACAAAACAGCTCCGGTATACTTAGCACTTACAAAATCGCCTTTTCTTGCACCGAACGAAGTGAATGAGAAAGGTATTCTTTCGCCCAACTTTGAGGATACTGATATATTGGGTCTCAGTAACCCGTCTGTGCTGATCAATACCATGCAGGCGTATAACAGGTATTACCGCTTTTTCGGTTCATACACCTTTAATTATAATATCAGCAAATCGTTTTCTGCATCCAGTTTGTTTGGTGTAGTGTACGATAAAGTGCGTGAAAATATTTTTGTACCACGTAAAGGTGTGGCAAATGATACTACCAGCAATGCAATTATCGACAGCCGGCTCGGATCGCAGGTAAAACGTTTGTTCTCCATTTATTCTGATACAAAACTGGAGTACAAAAAAACATTTTCGCAGAATCATAACGTAGCATCACGTCTTGGGTTACGCTATCAGAAAAATGATGTGGAGCAGGATTTTACACTCGGGTATAACTCTGCAACCGATGAATTGATCAGTGTGCAAAATGGTGTGCCTGCACTTCGCCAGGTGGGCGGTGGCATCCAGGAATGGAACTGGATGAATACTTACTTCAATGCAGATTATGATTTCAAAGAAAAATTATTCTTCTCATTCAATGCAGCATTAGATGGATCATCACGTTTTGGAAGCCAGGCAAAAGATGGGATCACGATCGGTGGTGCACGTTTTGCAGTAATGCCTTCTATTGGAGCTGCTTGGATCATCTCTTCTGAAAATTTCATGAATAATTCCAAGCTGGATCTGTTAAAGATCCGTGCGAATTACAGCATTACAGGCAATGATGATATTGGAAATTATACGCATCGTCAAACCTATTCATCTCAAAATTTATTGGGTATGCAGGGGTTGGTGCGCAGCGGTATTCCTAATCCTGCCATTCAATGGGAAACCAACCGGAAGTTTAATGTAGGTGTGGATATGGCATTCTGGAACGAGCGTGTGAACCTGAGTGTGGATGCTTACAAAAATAAAACGGTGAATATGCTCGTGTATCAATCTGTGCCGTCTGCAACAGGATTTGATAATGTGCTCACCAATGGTGGCAGTATGCAAAATGCCGGCATTGAGGCAAACCTGAATGTGCGTGTGCTCAACTATCGCAAATTGAAATGGGATGTAGGTGTAATGATCGCTTCAAACGATAATAAAGTACTGGCTGTACCAGATGGAAGAATTACCACAAATTATTCGGGTGCAAATATTGTTACAAAGGTTGGAAGCCCTGCAACATTATTTTATGGCTATGTTGCAAAAGGTGTTTTCAGTACTGCTGCTGAAGCAGCCGGTTCCGGTTTAAAAAAGAAAAATTTCGATGGCAGCTACAGCAACTTTAAAGCAGGTGATGTACGCTTCCATGATACAAATAATGACAACATCATTGATGAGCAGGATATGGGCATCATTGGTATTCCAACACCGGAGTTTTTTGGAAGTGTGAATACACATTTGGAGTATGGACGTTTTGCATTGGACGCATTGTTTACATTCTCACAAGGCAATGATGTGTTCAATTTCCTGCGTTACAAACTGGAATCTGCCAGCACAGTTGAAAATCAGTTGAACAGTGTGGTGAACAGATGGAGAGCAGAAGGGCAACAAACAACCATGCCCAAAGCAACGTTTGGCGACCCGATGGGGAACAACCGTTTCAGCTCACGTTGGATCGAAGATGGTTCGTACTTCCGTTTGCGCAGTGCATCGCTCAGTTATACTATTCCATTTAAAGAAAGTTTTTTGAAGAATGCTTCGGTATATGTGAGCGGTACCAACCTGTTTACACTCACGAAGTACACAGGCTACGATCCTGAATTCAGTGCAACTCCTTCATTGTTTTCACAAGGAATTGATACAGGGCTCGACCCCATCTACCGGACCATTACGCTGGGAGCAAGAATTGGATTGTAA
- a CDS encoding glycoside hydrolase family 88/105 protein produces the protein MQKIMIAAALLAVTAANAQVKPKPKQNDVTTPLHAMKVDYPSPYGAPSKENVKSVVDKVYNYLNAVTPAEMMNKKTGAAVTDVNALDTNTVLKQGDFRLTSYEWGVTYSAFQRAFETTGDKKYAEYVKTRFDFMAKWIPAIQNKFQWEYIRKKGLLSQPINPHALDDGGAVCASMIKAQNSGLSNNLRPIIDHLSNYVINKEYRLKDGTLARMRPQANTLWLDDLYMGVPTMAFMGKLTGDVKYYDDAVNQLQLYTKRMFNKEKGVYMHGWVESMEHHPEFRWARANGWALMTMSEMLDALPETHPGRAFVLQQFKAHVNGLMQYQDGTGFWHQLLDRSDSYLETSATAIYAYCITHAINKGWIDAMTYAPTAILAWNAVTTKVNAQGQVEGTCVGTGMAFDPAFYYFRPVNVFAAHGYGPVILAGAEMYQLVSQFKFEINDSSLQLSKK, from the coding sequence ATGCAAAAAATAATGATAGCTGCCGCTCTACTTGCGGTAACTGCTGCCAATGCACAGGTTAAACCCAAACCAAAACAAAACGATGTAACCACGCCACTGCACGCCATGAAAGTGGATTATCCAAGTCCTTATGGTGCACCATCAAAGGAAAATGTAAAGTCAGTTGTTGACAAAGTTTATAATTATCTCAATGCGGTGACACCTGCCGAGATGATGAACAAAAAAACAGGTGCTGCAGTAACGGATGTAAATGCGTTAGATACAAACACCGTGTTAAAGCAAGGCGATTTTCGCTTAACCAGTTATGAGTGGGGAGTTACATACTCTGCATTTCAACGTGCGTTTGAAACAACCGGCGATAAAAAATATGCTGAGTATGTAAAGACAAGATTTGATTTCATGGCGAAGTGGATCCCTGCCATTCAAAATAAATTCCAATGGGAGTACATTCGTAAAAAAGGATTGTTGTCACAGCCGATTAATCCACATGCATTAGATGATGGGGGAGCAGTTTGTGCATCAATGATCAAAGCACAGAACAGTGGGTTGAGTAACAATCTTCGTCCCATCATTGATCATTTGTCGAACTACGTCATCAATAAAGAATATCGTTTGAAAGATGGCACGCTTGCACGTATGCGTCCGCAGGCAAATACATTGTGGTTAGATGATCTGTATATGGGTGTGCCAACTATGGCATTCATGGGTAAATTAACAGGTGATGTGAAATATTATGATGATGCAGTGAACCAGTTGCAGTTATATACCAAACGTATGTTCAATAAAGAAAAAGGCGTGTATATGCATGGCTGGGTAGAAAGCATGGAACATCATCCGGAGTTTCGCTGGGCAAGAGCAAATGGTTGGGCATTGATGACCATGAGTGAAATGCTCGATGCCTTACCTGAGACACATCCCGGCAGAGCATTTGTGTTGCAACAATTCAAAGCACATGTAAATGGTTTGATGCAGTACCAGGATGGCACGGGCTTCTGGCATCAGTTGTTAGATAGAAGTGATTCATATCTTGAAACATCAGCAACAGCCATCTATGCTTATTGCATTACACATGCCATCAACAAAGGATGGATCGATGCAATGACGTATGCACCAACAGCAATACTTGCCTGGAATGCTGTAACAACAAAAGTGAATGCACAGGGACAGGTGGAAGGTACTTGTGTAGGAACAGGTATGGCATTTGATCCTGCGTTTTATTATTTCCGTCCGGTAAACGTGTTTGCTGCACATGGTTACGGCCCGGTGATTTTGGCTGGTGCTGAAATGTATCAATTAGTAAGTCAATTCAAATTTGAGATCAACGACAGCTCATTGCAACTGTCGAAAAAATAA